The window TTAGTATCGTGATAACTTTTCTATCTCTGTTAAACGAATTTAAAATACACCGCTAAGGAAACAAAGCATTACTAGGTATTTATGTTTAAGATAAGATACCTAATAAAAAATTTAAGCatcacaatttatatttaagtacaagAAAATGTTTGATGTTATATATTGTGTtaccataataaaaaatagtgtgGCCATAACATTTTTAGATCTGTATTTAGATCTTAGTTGTATACGaacgcacaaaatatttagtgtGATTTTAAATGTAGcttaagtaaaagaaaatggcagaatttgtgaagaaaaaacaaaatatatgaaaaaagcTATTCGGTGGAAGCGCGCTGGTCGTGttctttttacaaatatttaaaaatcaaaatgtcAGAAAATATTATCTATGAAAAAAAGTGGAAGTTTAACTTAGTCcacttaaaaaaaagattttaatgttttttaaattgattcttTACATTCCTATATCGTTTGTTTGTTAAGAGTACAGACAGcaacaaaatacttataacaataaactaatatctattttattacgaataagaataaaatgttaCTACTGCCAAAAATGTCAAAGGTTTTGTCTGCTGTCTGTAGTCATGTAATATAATTGttcctatttatttaaagtactcGATTTTAGATAAACTTATTTGTTAAAGCGTATTGTCTAAACGTTTATTATAAGTGTTTGCATGTGAGCTTCATGttgaataaatcatttaattatcatacagttttttattacaaactttttacCAAATTCCCTGATGATCTCACCAAAAGCTGATTGAAAATTAGTTAGTCAAatcgtataattatttttatctactactttaaatattttaataccagCTTAAAATGTGGACTGCTACAACTTGTCATTTGTGTTTTACCCACTTAGGGGTGGAATATTGAACAAATTCTTTCTCGGTGCTTACATCTTAACTGAAATTAGCAGGAAAGTGTTAATATGCACCCATTGTCAGATTTTACTTATCTTTTTTACCTATATTAATTTTTGCACTGACGTATATATGTATTAGTGTTTTAAATGTTGAGTAAAAACCCTTAAAATACTACTAATTACCTAAATACATATGTCCCTAATCTCACAGTCTAAGAAATCAACTGTAATATTCTTGTACCTTCTTTGTACTAAATCTATCTTCTACATAAATAATCGTCATAAGTCAATCCTCTGCAAAATCAAAAAAAGGCCTATTATTTCCACGTTTTATATCCGTTAATCAAAATTGTGTATTCCTTAGACGTTTGCCTACATTCTAACAACTCGAGttacgtataaaaaatataaattattatgttactcATTCGTAAATATTATTAGCTGTAAAACTTTCCTCTCTCACGACACTATAAAAGATCTTATCTCAAGTATAAATACATGAACTCACACCtcttttcaaaaacatacaaaGGAGCCTTTATTCAATCTGCAGCTGTCGTTACTGTCAATAGAAATCCACCCTTCGTTCAAACCTTCTTGAGATCGTTGACCTATTTTTTAATACGTCAAAGCcgaaaaaatgcattttaagcAGGACTTTTTACTTGAAATCGTTCCAAACTTCTTTAAACCGAGTTAACAAGTTCACACTTGTTGCTTAAACTTAAACTTCTGAAAATATTATCTCTACCCTCTTTTAACTCAGTTTTAAAGTCAAAACTTGAGCAAAGACTAAAGCTCAGTTCCTCGAAACTTGCGTATCAACACATTATTAGCAATTTTTCCATCTTTTAGATGAATTTCAATTCATTAAAAGCATAAAACTACTAATCATTCTTCTTATTTATCTCGatataacgaaaaatatttgaaagaaaacgtCTAAATTACCCAGTAAGGGTAATTAGCTATAGCTGTATAGACAAAGCTCGGACCCTACATCCGACATCAATTGCAAGGACGCAATAATTACAGGTTCGATACGAATGCATTTGCGCAGTGCTGCTGCCCCAGCCTCAATGTACCTAGGTATACTAAACACAGCCTCGATGTAGGTCATCCGGACAGTCAGTTACCTACAGAACCCATAACAGGTTGATCCTGTATCAATTTATCTCTGAACAGTCAAATAAACGGCCTCAAAATTTCGTCGACTATAAGTAAGGAgagtcaaaataaatatggtGGGCATGTTCCTTTTTCAAATAATGTCGTTTGTGATCAATTTTCTAAGATAAATGCTTTTTTCGAAGGATAGATGTGGTTTTCGTGTTTGCTCGCTAGATGGCGTGGTATATGTGTTGGTTCTGTACAATGAAATTGCGCGTAGTTTTccaattaagttaaaaaatgtttaacttgtgatatttaaacaaaaactgttagttttgtttgtaaataatgtgaGCTCTACAACTTTTTTCTAATGTTTGTGATGTGATATTAATGGCTGTAAAccgaaattttatattaaatggccaacttaattataaataacataaaataaatataaaaatactgttaaatattgaattattgagCAACATAATAGCTATGTTATAAATTTTACCGCGCTTAACGCATGCCACATCACTCTACGTCTCTTTCGATTGCAATGGCAGCCCCGCGGGAAAATCAATAATCCGCTTGTAAACAAGCCATAGCCAAATGTAGGGCAAACAATACTTGTTGTAACGATTTTTTATATAGaactattattgttttgtgtaataatttgaaaccagtctatttatttaattttgtagtgaCTATTAAGATTTATAAGAAGATGGATACGGCAAATGTGGGATATTCTTATCATTTGCCTACGGGCGGCTGGAATTATAAAATTCGCAATACATTGTCACAATTTAGTGATTTGTTCAgcgaatttaataaatatatcgcTCCAGCATATCACCATGATCGTTGTgaaaggtaaataatataattttacttatttttctacCGTTTGACGGAAATTACGTCTATTCTGCAATACTTTTTTTAGGCGATGGCACAGCTGTATTCTGCcaattgaaataatgttttatttgtaggtCCGTTCCAATGAGGATTTATTCTATGCACAAAGGCGAGTTCGTGATGGTGTTTATTGCGTTTTTCGCTTTATTCGGCCTAGGAGTCTTTATAGGACTAgcaggtaaatatttttaaacacgtTTATTGGTTAAGTATCGAATTTGCGAAATATTATTGTTCGTTTGACCCCAGGGTAAATTATCAATTATAAGATCAGAAGGTTATGTAAATATAGATTAcggttcataatattattatgagttcCTTTTAGAGAACAGGCTTAAAATTAAGACCACCCTAGtgtacctataaataaaaaataactacctaacagtactaaaataataaaaaaactggaACCCTGACTTgtttcaaaactaatatttgtaaaaaagattttgatgCTGACtgttcatttaatatttgaatgTTTACTGTGTAAAAATCACCTTAtcattatttaaactttttaaacaaaaggcTTCTAGCCAGCGACATAACTACAGAGCAATTTTTCCAGAATATCTATCTGACATAGGTATTCTGGAAAAATTGCTCAATAGTAAAGGTTAAAAGTTGATCAAAAGACCTCAGAGAACCTGACTGACTTTTTATGGCCCCAAAATTGACGGGAACCACGGGTTCCCGAAGTGTTCTCTCTTCCTTACTCTAACCACTAAATGACAAACGTTGGCATTTATAGAAAATAAGAATTCTGTTACTTTAAATCAACTGTAATACACAATACCACAAAAATcctttttcaatcaatttttcATCTAACAACTCTTGCAGGCCCATCCCCGACGATGACGACGTCAATGTCCGCGTCGAGCGTGCTGACGAACTCGAGCACGATGTACCAGGGCGCCTTCCACCTGCACAGTCCGCCGCTCGGCACCCGCGCGCAACAGCTGTGGCTGTTCGCTGAGATACTCACCAATAATGATGATGGtacgttattattatatttatttttgttagcctTTAGCCCACTACTGAGCAAAAGGCTTCCTCTATTTTTTCCATTCCTCCCTATCTCCTGTTATGCGTGTCTAATTAATGTTAAAGGCATCTTAATTATatggtaaattattattatagttaatttaCTGTTGAAAAAAGTATATTAGCTGAGCTTTTAGGATCTTGGGCTGTTGCTAAATACGAATCTACGAATAATTCTTTGCTACACACATTTTTCCGATAAGTATGGCTTTTTTAAGCTTGTTTAAGCTAGCTTATTTAAGTGTTTGGCAATCGTGGTTACTCTTAAAAAGCATAACCTACCATAATTCCATTTTGTTAATGTTATGTTCCTAATGAgcggtattattttaataccgTATAAGTATCTGTTGCCCATTTAGGATTTTAATCgtattttttcttaactttCAGAGGAGATATTCGACAAAAGCTTCCAAATTAGCATTTCAATAGACGGCGTGTTAGCTGATCACTCCACTACCGAATTAGTGTCCGAGAATGATGCACCCAATAGGtaagatatttttactttactgtcattgtcattaatatttaaagccatgaaattatatttttaacttaactacattcagaataaaatataactacgGTTACCTACTCAAAAAGTTAATTGTGCAAATAGGGCCAAGTTCTCTAACTTCTTTTTAACTTGTTATAATTTGACGATGTTGTGGCTGTGTGTGTTATGGCTCGCTTGTTGATAAATATGTTACACCAACCAAAGTGATATAGAAGCTTTTAAtagtacacaaatatttacctTTTATTCTTGTTATATTCAATATCGTTATTTCAAAATTCATCAACTCCAGTGCATTACCTAACACATTTCTCTTCTATTACAGAACAGAACATCTTAAATGCATAAAGCGCGTATGTGACGAGGTCCTAGTACTACACATCGGGATGTTAGAGTACACGCACTACGTACTCAATATAAACTTCTACGGACTCAAGGAGTTCCACAAACGATATCATATTAGAGAAATTGTGTTCTATGTAAGTATTAACCCCTATTTTATAAGAACCTTAGAAGAATAAAGGCTTAAGTTGTGTTATGTTGGTTCAATTGCACGTCATTCTTTCTCTGGAGGTGCGATTTATGGGAAGAATAATGTACTCTCTTGAGTATTCAAATGATGTATTCAACAAATACAGTAAAACTAAAGCCACTCTGTGTTTCACATTACGTTCTTGAGTTATTGACTAACCACTcgatatttaagtattttttctgtaaaatggAATATCGTAAGCttttaaataatacctaaatcttgcaatgaaaatgttatattgttcCTACAGAAATAGTCTTCTTTACTTAGACTTACATAGGTTAACAGTGCCTTTGAAATCCTACATTTTCGTACATTTCGTGTCAATGGGTTAAAGTTATACCTATTAAGAGTTAAGTTTCGTGCTTACATAAATAgcaataattacttataatttagTCACGAAAGTCTGAAAACATatgtaactaattttatatttatttaatttccagTTCAAGACGTACAATCCAGCGTTCACTCAACTAGAGCTATGGTTTCGATTCATATTCGTCATCACGGCGTTCTGTGTTACTGTGAGTATCTATTGAAGATGTTATgagtaaaattgtattaaaaatagacTGAAAATTGTGTATTCCAATCCTTTTTCAATTGTTGTTTGTACTGAAAacattttcagtaaatttttgGCCGTCTATAGTCTgatagtgtcccactgctgagcaaaggcctttCTTTCATCCTTCCAAACTACTCGGTCTTTGTATAAAGTACATTAATTTGActaattactgtcccactgctgcgcAAAGGTTCTCCTATTAAGAAGAAGAGGCTAGTTTATAAATTGAGATAATTGTATACCTAGtctgtaatattaatatattgtttctCTATTTTCAGTTTTGGTTCACATACATACTAAGAAAATACCACGTTGTTGACTGGGCTATTGAGCAGAAGTGGATTAGTTTTCTGTTGCCTGCACTGCTGATGTCCAATGGtacgtatattatgtttacattaaattacCAAGAAAAATTGTATTGCATTTTCTGCTTAACTTGGCGATTGCACTACCGTGTACCCAGCTATGTGCTTATTAGCAAACTAAAGGCCTTTTTCGATGATTCTTTTCATATTTAC of the Anticarsia gemmatalis isolate Benzon Research Colony breed Stoneville strain chromosome 6, ilAntGemm2 primary, whole genome shotgun sequence genome contains:
- the LOC142973775 gene encoding transmembrane protein 181 isoform X3, which encodes MTIKIYKKMDTANVGYSYHLPTGGWNYKIRNTLSQFSDLFSEFNKYIAPAYHHDRCERSVPMRIYSMHKGEFVMVFIAFFALFGLGVFIGLAGPSPTMTTSMSASSVLTNSSTMYQGAFHLHSPPLGTRAQQLWLFAEILTNNDDEEIFDKSFQISISIDGVLADHSTTELVSENDAPNRTEHLKCIKRVCDEVLVLHIGMLEYTHYVLNINFYGLKEFHKRYHIREIVFYFKTYNPAFTQLELWFRFIFVITAFCVTFWFTYILRKYHVVDWAIEQKWISFLLPALLMSNDPLYPLRLFPDNNFAPFFGDVATITFIGGVMLSWLGQYHGLRQNDRSYTSFYLIKYLVVAMVLTPAFIMTYWQKYVALYDPTYNYSMNPSYPIVKITFAFSMILYFMYLTVLIIKAYSDLRNMPFFDIRLRCLSIVVGTVLSIMGLLAIQGWGPAGLQDHWASQPKIHYDTSAPFMAMIGLFNFKVYILAYLFAPSGGALHETAITKDNPAFSMINDSDEEVIYGSDEESRRPLNSHHRITDEDI
- the LOC142973775 gene encoding transmembrane protein 181 isoform X1 → MTIKIYKKMDTANVGYSYHLPTGGWNYKIRNTLSQFSDLFSEFNKYIAPAYHHDRCERSVPMRIYSMHKGEFVMVFIAFFALFGLGVFIGLAGPSPTMTTSMSASSVLTNSSTMYQGAFHLHSPPLGTRAQQLWLFAEILTNNDDEEIFDKSFQISISIDGVLADHSTTELVSENDAPNRTEHLKCIKRVCDEVLVLHIGMLEYTHYVLNINFYGLKEFHKRYHIREIVFYFKTYNPAFTQLELWFRFIFVITAFCVTFWFTYILRKYHVVDWAIEQKWISFLLPALLMSNDPLYPLRLFPDNNFAPFFGDVATITFIGGVMLSWLGQYHGLRQNDRSYTSFYLIKYLVVAMVLTPAFIMTYWQKYVALYDPTYNYSMNPSYPIVKITFAFSMILYFMYLTVLIIKAYSDLRNMPFFDIRLRCLSIVVGTVLSIMGLLAIQGWGPAGLQDHWASQPKIHYDTSAPFMAMIGLFNFKVYILAYLFAPSGGALHVLRPPPKRPNGKRVKKCTCISCKAVRGRTRKVMVLYSEIETAITKDNPAFSMINDSDEEVIYGSDEESRRPLNSHHRITDEDI